The proteins below are encoded in one region of Hyalangium gracile:
- the srmL gene encoding PheS-related mystery ligase SrmL, with translation MSVSILSAAELRRALSVRDLTDPTTGPHAMQQLVESALEALRRAWGCEVRLHRQSPIVSVADNYDHLHYPPEGAARDARYTRYVCDTALLRTQTSAMIPGQLRRLSAAPAEDVLLACPGLVYRRDCIDRLHTGEPHQMDLWRIRRGAPLGVAALREMIETVVRALLPGRELRVEPARHPYTTDGLQIDVREGEQWVEIGECGLALPALLEECGLEPGSTTGLAMGVGLDRILMLRKGLDDIRLLRSTEPRIASQLLDLEPYHPVSSMPAVRRDLSLVLEEEDTPEELGDAVRAALGQRAELVESVEVLSETPYRALPASAVARMGVSPGQKNVLLRVVLRALDRTLTHEECNTLRDDIYAALHRGSAWEWAARASERPGSARSRVEK, from the coding sequence ATGTCTGTCTCCATCCTGAGCGCCGCGGAGCTGCGGCGCGCGCTGTCCGTTCGCGATCTCACCGACCCCACCACTGGCCCCCATGCGATGCAGCAGCTCGTCGAGTCCGCGCTGGAGGCCCTGCGCCGAGCGTGGGGCTGCGAAGTCCGGCTCCACCGGCAGAGCCCCATCGTCTCCGTGGCCGACAACTACGATCACCTGCACTACCCACCCGAGGGCGCCGCGCGGGACGCTCGCTATACGCGCTACGTCTGTGACACCGCGCTGCTGCGCACGCAGACCTCGGCGATGATCCCGGGCCAGTTGCGCCGGCTGAGCGCGGCCCCGGCCGAGGACGTGCTGCTGGCCTGTCCCGGGCTCGTCTACCGGCGGGACTGCATCGATCGCTTGCACACCGGCGAGCCCCACCAGATGGACCTGTGGCGCATCCGGCGCGGCGCACCGCTGGGCGTGGCCGCCCTGCGCGAGATGATCGAGACGGTGGTTCGAGCCCTGCTGCCAGGACGGGAGCTGCGCGTGGAGCCGGCGCGGCACCCGTACACCACCGATGGCCTGCAGATCGACGTCCGCGAGGGCGAGCAGTGGGTGGAGATCGGCGAGTGCGGGCTGGCGCTGCCGGCGCTGCTCGAGGAGTGCGGGCTGGAGCCGGGGAGCACCACGGGCCTGGCGATGGGCGTGGGGCTCGACCGCATCCTGATGTTGCGCAAGGGGCTGGATGACATCCGGCTGCTGCGCTCCACGGAGCCGCGCATCGCCTCGCAGCTGCTGGATCTGGAGCCGTACCACCCGGTGTCGTCGATGCCGGCGGTGCGCCGGGACTTGTCGCTGGTGCTCGAGGAGGAGGACACCCCCGAGGAGCTGGGCGACGCGGTGCGCGCCGCGCTGGGCCAGCGGGCGGAGCTGGTGGAGAGCGTGGAGGTGCTCTCCGAGACGCCGTACCGCGCGCTGCCCGCGTCGGCCGTGGCGAGGATGGGCGTGTCGCCCGGACAGAAGAACGTGCTGCTGCGCGTGGTGCTGCGAGCGCTGGACCGCACGCTGACGCACGAGGAGTGCAACACGCTGCGGGACGACATCTATGCCGCGCTGCATCGGGGCTCGGCGTGGGAGTGGGCGGCGCGCGCCTCGGAGCGACCGGGGAGCGCTCGGTCGCGCGTTGAAAAATAA
- a CDS encoding tetratricopeptide repeat protein, which yields MLFGSKAPQSRSEIIAAADKARSKGKLTKAISGYRKALELEPKDPVVHGKLAPLLARAKQTEAALQSFQAAAQGHLDKGFADKALAVYSQAADTFPHQVRLWQQLSQLNLSKGHRVDALKALLRGRLHFRRKDERRGAITLLQDALALDPSLFGVKLDLALQLAREKHQAEAMALLNPLLREAKSRRQLRQLRWTLVCVEPSTGAWGRWLRSVLLGR from the coding sequence ATGCTCTTCGGAAGCAAAGCGCCCCAGTCGCGTTCGGAGATCATCGCCGCGGCCGACAAGGCCCGGTCCAAGGGCAAGCTGACCAAGGCCATCTCCGGTTACCGGAAGGCCCTGGAGCTCGAGCCGAAGGATCCCGTCGTGCACGGGAAGCTGGCGCCGCTGCTGGCGCGAGCGAAGCAGACCGAGGCGGCGCTGCAGAGCTTCCAGGCGGCGGCGCAGGGGCACCTGGACAAGGGGTTCGCGGACAAGGCGCTGGCGGTTTACTCGCAGGCGGCGGACACGTTCCCCCATCAGGTGCGGCTGTGGCAGCAGCTGTCGCAGCTCAACCTGTCCAAGGGCCACCGGGTGGACGCGCTGAAGGCGCTGCTGCGAGGCCGGCTCCACTTCCGCCGCAAGGACGAGCGCCGAGGCGCCATCACCCTGCTGCAGGATGCGCTGGCGCTCGATCCCTCGCTGTTCGGCGTGAAGCTGGATCTGGCGCTGCAGCTGGCTCGCGAGAAGCACCAGGCGGAGGCGATGGCGCTGCTCAACCCGCTGCTGCGCGAGGCGAAGAGCCGTCGCCAGCTGCGCCAGCTGCGCTGGACGCTGGTGTGCGTGGAGCCGAGCACGGGCGCCTGGGGACGGTGGCTGCGCTCCGTCCTGCTGGGGCGCTGA
- a CDS encoding GAF domain-containing sensor histidine kinase — MPAPPLPADELQRLQALYDLCLLDTPAEERFDRIVRTAARLFQVPIALVSLVDADRQWFKARHGLDATSTPRDVSFCAHVILQPDLQVVPDATLDARFADNPYVAGEPHIRFYAGHPLRAPNGRRVGTLCLVDFQVRHFSEEDRRTLTDLAAWTETELSALTLQEAREAISQQARLFELSSDLLSVVDKDTRLLRFSQSWTHTLGYSAEELQGMRLMDGVHPEDLPAVEEVVQRIVRGEPARRLELRFLARDGSWRWIQVSSTFNASEKTLYSVGRDITEQKRLEDERRRVEQLKNEFISTVSHELRTPLTSIRGALGLIEGGIAGPLSPEMAEMIRIAQSNSQRLLRLINDILDLEKMESGQLDLRLRPEELAELVSQAITSQRGDATQHDVRVEAVLEAPDARAVVDADRLIQVLTNLLSNAIKFSPPGERVRIRLERLEGRVYILVEDCGPGIPESFRERVFQKFAQADGSDTRSKGGTGLGLSISRTLVERMGGTLDFLTQEGAGTTFRVMLPEWRPEAPTARVSSRK; from the coding sequence ATGCCCGCGCCTCCCCTCCCCGCCGACGAGCTCCAGCGACTCCAGGCCCTCTATGACCTGTGCTTGCTGGACACCCCGGCCGAGGAGCGCTTCGACCGGATCGTCCGCACCGCCGCGCGCCTCTTCCAGGTTCCCATCGCGCTGGTGTCGCTGGTGGACGCGGACCGCCAGTGGTTCAAGGCCCGGCATGGCCTGGACGCCACCTCCACCCCGCGCGACGTGTCCTTCTGCGCCCACGTCATCCTCCAGCCCGACCTCCAGGTGGTGCCGGACGCCACCCTGGACGCCCGCTTCGCCGACAACCCCTACGTCGCCGGTGAGCCGCACATCCGCTTCTACGCCGGACACCCGCTGCGCGCTCCAAACGGCAGGCGCGTCGGGACGCTGTGCCTCGTCGACTTCCAGGTGCGCCACTTCTCCGAGGAGGACCGGCGCACCCTGACGGACCTGGCCGCCTGGACGGAGACGGAGCTGTCCGCCCTCACCCTGCAGGAGGCCCGCGAGGCGATCAGCCAACAGGCACGCCTCTTCGAGCTGTCCTCCGACCTGCTCAGCGTCGTCGACAAGGACACGCGCCTGCTCCGCTTCAGCCAGTCCTGGACGCACACGCTCGGCTACTCCGCCGAGGAGCTGCAGGGGATGAGGCTGATGGATGGCGTCCACCCGGAGGATCTGCCCGCGGTGGAGGAGGTCGTTCAGCGCATCGTCCGGGGCGAGCCCGCGCGCCGGTTGGAGCTCCGCTTCCTCGCGCGCGACGGCAGCTGGCGCTGGATCCAGGTGAGCTCCACCTTCAACGCCTCCGAGAAGACGCTCTACTCGGTGGGGCGCGACATCACCGAGCAGAAGCGCCTGGAGGATGAGCGGCGGCGGGTGGAGCAGCTGAAGAACGAGTTCATCTCCACGGTGAGCCACGAGCTGCGCACGCCGCTCACCTCCATCCGCGGGGCGCTCGGGCTGATCGAGGGCGGCATCGCCGGCCCCCTGTCGCCCGAGATGGCGGAGATGATCCGGATCGCCCAGAGCAACAGCCAGCGCCTCCTGCGCCTCATCAACGACATCCTGGACCTGGAGAAGATGGAGTCCGGTCAGCTCGATCTCCGGCTGCGGCCCGAGGAGCTGGCGGAGCTGGTCTCCCAGGCGATCACCTCCCAGCGGGGCGATGCGACGCAGCACGACGTGCGGGTGGAGGCGGTGCTGGAGGCTCCGGACGCCCGGGCGGTGGTGGATGCGGACCGGTTGATCCAGGTGCTGACCAACCTGCTGTCCAACGCGATCAAGTTCTCCCCTCCCGGCGAGCGGGTCCGCATCCGGCTGGAGCGACTCGAGGGGCGCGTGTACATCCTCGTGGAGGATTGCGGCCCGGGCATCCCCGAGTCCTTCCGCGAGCGCGTCTTCCAGAAGTTCGCCCAGGCGGACGGCTCCGACACCCGCAGCAAGGGCGGCACGGGCCTGGGGCTGTCCATCTCGCGGACGCTCGTGGAGCGGATGGGCGGCACGCTGGACTTCCTCACCCAGGAAGGCGCCGGCACCACCTTCCGGGTGATGCTGCCCGAGTGGCGCCCGGAGGCCCCCACCGCGCGCGTGTCCTCCCGGAAGTGA
- a CDS encoding VOC family protein, with product MHRSRLCTVVIDCKTDDIDAAARFWSQALGKEARTLDDNDANYRELKTGDDEMYLLVQKVDHPSRLHLDIETDDIEAEVKRLEALGAKRIEFVKRWWVMEAPTGQRFCVVRPQREGRLGPHANTWTDER from the coding sequence ATGCATCGCAGCCGGCTGTGCACCGTGGTCATCGATTGCAAGACGGACGATATCGACGCGGCGGCCCGCTTCTGGAGCCAGGCGCTGGGCAAGGAGGCCCGCACCCTGGATGACAACGACGCCAACTACCGGGAGCTGAAGACGGGAGACGACGAGATGTACCTCCTCGTCCAGAAGGTGGACCACCCGAGCCGGCTCCACCTCGACATCGAGACGGACGACATCGAGGCCGAGGTGAAGCGGCTGGAAGCGCTGGGAGCGAAGCGGATCGAGTTCGTCAAGCGGTGGTGGGTCATGGAAGCACCCACCGGGCAGCGCTTCTGCGTCGTGCGCCCACAGCGAGAGGGTCGGCTCGGCCCCCACGCAAACACCTGGACCGACGAGCGCTGA
- a CDS encoding class I SAM-dependent methyltransferase, whose translation MTPPRTLWPRLHLFELLDQDWYPTALRDHGTNYLAAISERMGLFDAAAPLLVRGLEAGGTDTVLDLGSGGGGPLPRLKALLAREQGRQVRVVQSDLFPNVRARERARASGVEYLDQPVDALRVPPELRGMRTLFNALHHFRPEAARAVLVDAQARGVPIGVFEVVERSPRGLLSVLFVPLLVLLFTPWVRPLTLPRLLLTYVVPLLPLAISWDGLVSALRAHRPEELRRMTESLATEGYTWEVGEARMPGKPPVTYVLGLPRAKAGADASVK comes from the coding sequence ATGACGCCTCCTCGAACCCTGTGGCCCCGGCTTCACCTCTTCGAGCTGCTCGACCAGGACTGGTACCCCACCGCCCTGCGCGACCACGGCACCAACTACCTGGCCGCCATCAGCGAGCGCATGGGCCTCTTCGACGCGGCGGCTCCCCTGCTCGTCCGGGGCCTGGAGGCGGGAGGCACCGACACGGTGCTCGATCTGGGCTCGGGCGGAGGTGGCCCGCTGCCTCGGCTGAAGGCGCTGCTGGCCAGGGAGCAGGGCCGACAGGTGCGCGTGGTGCAGAGCGATCTGTTCCCGAACGTCCGGGCTCGGGAGCGGGCGCGGGCCTCGGGGGTGGAGTACCTGGATCAGCCGGTGGATGCCCTGCGCGTGCCCCCGGAGCTGCGCGGCATGAGGACCCTGTTCAATGCCCTGCACCACTTCCGCCCGGAGGCCGCGCGCGCGGTGCTCGTGGATGCCCAGGCTCGGGGCGTGCCCATCGGCGTGTTCGAGGTGGTGGAGCGCTCGCCACGTGGCCTGCTCAGCGTCCTGTTCGTCCCCCTGCTCGTCCTGCTCTTCACCCCGTGGGTCCGCCCCCTCACGCTGCCGCGGCTCCTGCTCACCTATGTCGTGCCCCTGCTCCCGCTGGCCATCTCCTGGGATGGGCTGGTCTCCGCGCTGCGCGCTCACCGTCCCGAGGAACTGCGGCGCATGACGGAGTCCCTCGCGACGGAGGGCTACACCTGGGAGGTCGGCGAGGCGCGAATGCCCGGCAAGCCGCCCGTGACGTACGTGCTGGGCCTGCCCCGCGCGAAGGCCGGCGCCGACGCTTCTGTGAAGTAG
- a CDS encoding AraC family transcriptional regulator, with product MSSPAIAALSTRQVRHALQALDGLRLPTVDSERLCREFGLSRAELEDPEVRIPYATLDTMLERAVELSGDDNLGLHMASLPVVDPDDVGSAVIATSPNLAESLERGARYQRIWGDGERLRYEETPRGVRMRFTPPGPWRLAHRHQAELAMAQFVHGARLLTEHAITPLCVRFVHPEPADTREHRERYGCPIIFEAPANDIEFSREDGARPLVHADALVHEIFERQVQKLLSTLPEEPGVAAKVRAYLQRSLAGGDASFAAVARALRMPARTLQRRLSAEGYSYASILDELRRQRAADFLQRRVSIAEVSFLLGYSDPSVFHRAFKRWWGMSPESFRQRHGG from the coding sequence ATGAGCTCTCCGGCCATCGCAGCGCTCTCCACCCGACAGGTCCGCCATGCCCTGCAGGCGCTGGATGGGCTGCGCCTGCCCACCGTGGACTCGGAGCGGCTGTGCCGGGAGTTCGGCCTGTCCCGCGCCGAGCTGGAGGATCCCGAGGTCCGCATCCCGTACGCCACCCTGGACACGATGCTGGAGCGGGCCGTCGAGCTCAGCGGGGATGACAACCTGGGCCTGCACATGGCCAGCCTGCCCGTGGTGGATCCGGACGACGTGGGCTCGGCGGTGATCGCCACCAGCCCCAACCTGGCCGAGTCCCTGGAGCGAGGCGCGCGTTACCAGCGCATCTGGGGCGACGGCGAGCGGCTGCGCTACGAGGAGACGCCGCGCGGGGTGCGGATGCGCTTCACGCCCCCGGGCCCGTGGCGGTTGGCCCACCGGCACCAGGCGGAGCTGGCCATGGCGCAGTTCGTCCACGGGGCCCGCCTCCTGACGGAGCACGCCATCACTCCGCTCTGCGTGCGCTTCGTACACCCGGAGCCCGCGGACACGCGCGAGCACCGGGAGCGCTATGGTTGTCCCATCATCTTCGAGGCCCCCGCCAACGACATCGAGTTCTCCCGCGAGGATGGGGCCCGGCCGCTCGTCCACGCCGATGCGCTCGTCCACGAGATCTTCGAGCGCCAGGTCCAGAAGCTCCTGAGCACCCTGCCGGAGGAGCCGGGTGTCGCGGCGAAGGTGAGGGCATACCTGCAGCGCTCGTTGGCGGGAGGGGACGCCTCCTTCGCGGCGGTGGCTCGGGCGCTGCGCATGCCGGCGCGGACGCTCCAGCGGCGCCTGTCCGCGGAGGGGTACAGCTACGCCAGCATTCTCGACGAGCTGCGCCGGCAGCGCGCGGCGGACTTCCTGCAGCGCCGGGTGTCCATTGCGGAGGTCTCCTTCCTGCTGGGCTATAGCGATCCCAGTGTCTTCCACCGGGCCTTCAAGCGCTGGTGGGGCATGAGCCCCGAGTCCTTCCGCCAGCGCCACGGCGGTTGA
- a CDS encoding FadR/GntR family transcriptional regulator, with amino-acid sequence MEHKGLVSRVAEQLEQTIALGQWPKGRLPSERQMAQRYGVSRTTIRGALQGLAARGLIRQHPGRQSRTVPLGEALSLESLKLLLPEGRQDMDRRPLLEGYFALKREVTVELLAACCEHASQQDVELLLNASFALRDEARWQEKRIRWVEREFDLLRLAAQAADRPGHLLLLMSLEKAFRGLADALLPALQPEALQQWAQFVFNALADRDAQALRQQLPALLKAADEPLLDRLAPVRDAHTAPVPPPPAGEVPVSGENASNWSACHTSSQQVEPTGRPPVHEEGGTLACATSSRTAPSAPPAPLAVGEVQENSCGCEPMAAPPSLRSAAGVVPGSFCSAPTLLLALAPPSSSIVPAGDAAGPLPPALEASSAMERESVPSENQAALPVAPESS; translated from the coding sequence ATGGAACACAAGGGGCTGGTGTCGAGAGTGGCGGAGCAGTTGGAGCAAACGATTGCCCTGGGGCAGTGGCCCAAGGGCCGGCTGCCTTCCGAGCGGCAGATGGCCCAGCGCTATGGGGTGTCGCGCACCACCATCCGAGGAGCCCTCCAGGGGCTGGCCGCCAGAGGACTCATCCGTCAACACCCCGGGAGACAGAGCCGCACGGTGCCCCTCGGTGAAGCGCTGTCGCTGGAGAGCCTGAAGCTGCTGCTGCCCGAGGGCCGCCAAGACATGGACCGCCGGCCGCTGCTCGAGGGGTACTTCGCCCTCAAGCGGGAGGTGACGGTGGAGCTACTGGCCGCCTGCTGCGAGCACGCCAGCCAGCAAGACGTGGAGCTGCTGCTCAATGCCAGCTTCGCGTTGAGAGATGAGGCCCGCTGGCAGGAGAAGCGCATCCGGTGGGTGGAGCGAGAGTTCGACCTGCTGAGGCTGGCGGCCCAAGCAGCGGACCGTCCCGGCCACCTGCTGCTCCTGATGTCGTTGGAGAAGGCCTTCCGAGGGCTGGCAGACGCGCTGCTCCCCGCGCTGCAACCGGAGGCCCTCCAGCAGTGGGCCCAGTTCGTGTTCAACGCCCTGGCCGACCGTGACGCTCAGGCCCTTCGCCAACAGCTGCCGGCGCTGCTGAAGGCCGCTGACGAGCCGCTGCTCGACCGGCTGGCCCCGGTGCGTGATGCGCACACCGCGCCTGTGCCCCCACCGCCTGCCGGGGAGGTGCCCGTGTCGGGCGAGAACGCCAGCAACTGGTCTGCTTGTCATACCAGTTCGCAACAAGTCGAGCCGACAGGCAGGCCCCCGGTCCACGAGGAGGGGGGCACCCTCGCGTGTGCCACTTCGAGTCGTACTGCTCCCTCAGCTCCACCCGCCCCGCTCGCCGTTGGCGAGGTGCAGGAGAATTCCTGCGGCTGCGAACCCATGGCGGCTCCACCCTCCCTGCGCTCTGCTGCCGGGGTTGTTCCTGGCAGTTTCTGTTCTGCGCCCACCCTGCTTCTTGCCTTGGCGCCTCCTTCCTCCTCGATAGTCCCGGCGGGAGACGCGGCAGGCCCACTTCCCCCGGCTCTGGAAGCTTCAAGCGCCATGGAAAGGGAGTCTGTCCCCAGTGAGAACCAGGCTGCTTTGCCGGTGGCCCCGGAGTCGTCGTGA
- a CDS encoding MaoC family dehydratase, which produces MRYFEDFQPGEVIETGSYVVPREEIIAFAHQFDPQPFHVDEEAARRSMFGGIIASGWHTASISHRLFVEGLLRTSSSMGSPGLDELRWLLPVRPGDALSVRVEVLSVTPSRSKPDRGAVKFRMEVRNQKGEVVMTEVATGLFARRQPAAS; this is translated from the coding sequence ATGCGCTATTTCGAGGACTTCCAGCCCGGCGAGGTGATCGAGACGGGCTCCTACGTGGTGCCGCGCGAGGAGATCATCGCGTTCGCCCACCAGTTCGATCCGCAGCCCTTCCACGTGGATGAAGAGGCGGCCCGTCGCTCCATGTTCGGAGGCATCATTGCCAGCGGATGGCACACCGCCTCCATCTCGCATCGCCTGTTCGTGGAGGGCCTGCTGAGGACCTCTTCCAGCATGGGCTCGCCGGGGCTGGACGAGCTGCGCTGGTTGCTTCCAGTGCGGCCCGGGGATGCACTCTCCGTCCGCGTCGAGGTGCTCTCCGTCACGCCCTCGCGCAGCAAGCCGGACCGGGGCGCCGTCAAGTTCCGGATGGAGGTGCGCAACCAGAAGGGCGAGGTGGTCATGACCGAGGTGGCCACCGGCCTGTTCGCGCGGCGCCAGCCCGCCGCCTCGTAG
- a CDS encoding putative metal-binding motif-containing protein: protein MRRIVFFLLALGLAGCSAPGPKEAAVRVEATYDFMAGCITVEAHDKDAPAKSETLNVVVSGRAPPDKVTLAVYRAADWGRTLVITVIAHERTCDGAEVARTEREFTLNEAGVKELNVTLSAPDADGDTYVSTTQGGTDCDDSDKNIHPGVTSELCDGRDNDCRNGIDDGLSVSNFFLDEDGDGVGGGDPVRACVAPPRHILAGGDCDDGDPMRTPGKSELCDDIDNDCDNEKDEGLPTSPFHRDADGDQFGVQADMVRKCRAPAGYTAATPTFDCNDGNANIKPGATELCNGEDDNCSGAPDETFTQKGQACATSGCPGTFICNEAKDGTRCDALPPVSYYPDLDGDLQGSATAGAENVCPPAGAPMGKVANRTDCDDLDPYNKLEGQEICDDRDNNCTDGKTDEALVCNGKGWKVLGRPVVPHVRDWNTVALGAGGSPVWIAGGAGALAYRASSNTGNFTEFHQTCGNITWFAAWVRPSDGSVFLAGDGGYLATYTANAASCTTANTSNATGGTTSSHPLRGITGVEVGGVTTVYVVNAQGYVFSWTGDNSPPAFKLRRTGTDPFWDIHGASSSKLLIAGETTVVVPDLPQVDSYDTTTNTRTTHNLSGIPAANLYGLHGIWAWDSTHAYAVGRRGNFLAWDGGTTWRFISPNPNMQVDLNSISAPDAASAYIASQDGKIRRPSVAGWVEHFTANGALKDIAATSREDVWAVGNGIVVHFE from the coding sequence ATGAGACGCATCGTCTTTTTCCTGCTGGCACTCGGGCTCGCGGGCTGCAGCGCCCCCGGCCCCAAAGAGGCCGCCGTCCGGGTCGAGGCCACCTATGACTTCATGGCGGGCTGCATCACCGTGGAGGCCCATGACAAGGACGCTCCCGCGAAGTCGGAGACCCTCAATGTCGTGGTCTCCGGGCGGGCTCCACCGGATAAGGTGACGCTGGCCGTGTACCGGGCCGCGGACTGGGGACGCACGCTCGTCATCACCGTCATCGCCCATGAGCGCACCTGCGACGGGGCGGAGGTGGCTCGGACGGAGCGGGAATTCACCCTGAACGAGGCGGGGGTGAAGGAGCTGAACGTCACCCTGTCCGCGCCGGATGCGGATGGCGATACCTACGTGTCCACCACCCAGGGCGGCACGGACTGCGACGACAGCGACAAGAACATCCACCCCGGGGTGACCTCGGAGCTGTGCGATGGCCGTGACAACGACTGTCGCAACGGCATCGACGACGGGCTGTCCGTCTCGAACTTCTTCCTCGATGAGGATGGCGACGGCGTCGGTGGGGGAGACCCCGTGCGCGCCTGCGTGGCGCCTCCTCGCCACATCCTCGCCGGAGGGGACTGCGACGACGGCGATCCCATGCGCACGCCCGGCAAGAGCGAGCTGTGCGACGACATCGACAACGACTGCGACAACGAGAAGGATGAGGGGCTGCCAACGAGCCCGTTCCACAGGGACGCGGATGGAGATCAGTTCGGCGTCCAGGCGGACATGGTGCGCAAGTGCCGGGCTCCGGCGGGCTACACGGCGGCGACGCCCACCTTCGACTGCAATGACGGCAACGCCAACATCAAGCCGGGCGCCACCGAGCTGTGCAACGGGGAGGACGACAACTGCTCGGGAGCCCCCGACGAGACCTTCACGCAGAAGGGACAGGCCTGCGCCACCAGCGGCTGCCCGGGCACGTTCATCTGCAATGAAGCCAAGGATGGCACACGCTGCGACGCGCTGCCTCCCGTCAGCTACTACCCGGACCTGGACGGAGACCTGCAGGGCTCGGCCACCGCGGGCGCGGAGAACGTCTGTCCCCCGGCGGGGGCTCCGATGGGGAAGGTCGCCAACCGCACCGACTGCGACGACCTGGACCCCTACAACAAGCTGGAGGGACAGGAGATCTGCGACGACCGGGACAACAACTGCACCGACGGGAAGACGGACGAGGCCCTGGTCTGCAACGGCAAGGGCTGGAAGGTGCTGGGCCGCCCCGTCGTGCCGCACGTTCGGGATTGGAACACCGTCGCGCTGGGCGCGGGCGGCTCCCCTGTCTGGATCGCCGGGGGGGCCGGGGCACTGGCCTACCGTGCCAGCTCCAACACGGGGAACTTCACCGAGTTCCACCAGACGTGCGGCAACATCACCTGGTTCGCGGCCTGGGTGCGACCGTCGGATGGGAGCGTGTTCCTGGCGGGGGACGGGGGCTACCTGGCGACGTACACGGCCAACGCGGCTTCCTGCACCACCGCGAACACCAGCAACGCGACCGGGGGAACGACGTCGAGCCATCCTCTCAGGGGCATCACGGGCGTCGAAGTGGGAGGCGTGACGACGGTCTACGTCGTCAATGCCCAGGGCTACGTCTTCTCCTGGACGGGGGACAACAGCCCGCCGGCCTTCAAGCTTCGCCGGACCGGGACGGACCCCTTCTGGGACATCCACGGCGCCTCGTCCTCCAAGCTCCTCATCGCCGGGGAGACCACCGTCGTCGTCCCGGACCTTCCACAGGTCGACAGCTACGACACGACCACGAACACCCGGACCACCCACAACCTGAGCGGGATTCCCGCGGCCAACCTCTACGGCCTGCACGGCATCTGGGCGTGGGACAGCACCCACGCCTATGCCGTGGGCAGGAGGGGAAACTTCCTGGCCTGGGATGGAGGCACCACCTGGCGCTTCATCAGCCCCAACCCCAACATGCAGGTGGATCTGAACAGCATCTCCGCGCCGGATGCCGCCTCGGCGTACATCGCCAGCCAGGATGGCAAGATCCGCCGACCGTCCGTCGCGGGCTGGGTGGAGCACTTCACCGCCAACGGCGCCCTCAAGGACATCGCGGCCACCTCGCGCGAGGACGTCTGGGCGGTGGGCAACGGCATCGTCGTGCACTTCGAGTGA
- a CDS encoding ABC transporter substrate-binding protein, with protein MRNLKPLAVGVVIAAAGHALAAPPKELGKPEGKLNIIAWPGYIERGETDKKYDWVTQFEKDTGCKVNVKTAATSDEMVSLMNQGGYDLVTASGDASLRLVHGKKVQEVNLDLIPSWKTVDERLKNSPWHTVDGKHYGVPYQWGPNVLMYNTNVFKTPPTSWSVVFEPQNLPDGKPNKGRVQAYDGPIYVADAALYLMKKQPELGIKDPYELNEKQYAEALKLLRQQKQLTHRYWHDVTVQMNDFKNEGVAASSAWPYQVNALKNEKQPIASTIPTEGSTGWADTTMLHSAAKNPVCAYKWMEWSLNKNLQSALAEWFGSNPVVPDACKTPAPGGTDVCKTNGFERFTEVRFWKTPIAKCASQGTCVPYSKWTQDYIAVMGGR; from the coding sequence ATGCGGAACCTCAAGCCGTTGGCCGTAGGTGTGGTGATTGCTGCCGCCGGACATGCCCTGGCGGCTCCTCCCAAGGAGCTCGGCAAGCCCGAGGGCAAGCTGAACATCATCGCCTGGCCGGGCTACATCGAGCGCGGTGAGACGGACAAGAAGTACGACTGGGTCACCCAGTTCGAGAAGGACACCGGCTGCAAGGTCAACGTGAAGACGGCCGCCACCTCGGACGAGATGGTCAGCCTGATGAACCAGGGCGGGTATGACCTGGTGACCGCCTCCGGTGACGCCAGCCTGCGCCTCGTCCACGGCAAGAAGGTGCAGGAGGTGAACCTGGACCTCATCCCCTCGTGGAAGACGGTGGACGAGCGCCTGAAGAACTCGCCCTGGCACACCGTGGACGGCAAGCACTACGGCGTGCCCTACCAGTGGGGCCCCAACGTGCTGATGTACAACACCAACGTCTTCAAGACGCCGCCCACCTCGTGGTCCGTCGTCTTCGAGCCGCAGAACCTGCCGGACGGCAAGCCCAACAAGGGCCGCGTTCAGGCCTATGACGGCCCCATCTACGTGGCCGACGCCGCGCTCTACCTGATGAAGAAGCAGCCGGAGCTGGGCATCAAGGACCCCTACGAGCTCAACGAGAAGCAGTACGCGGAGGCGCTCAAGCTGCTGCGCCAGCAGAAGCAGCTCACCCACCGCTACTGGCACGACGTCACCGTGCAGATGAACGACTTCAAGAACGAGGGCGTCGCCGCCTCGAGCGCGTGGCCCTACCAGGTCAACGCCCTGAAGAACGAGAAGCAGCCCATCGCCTCCACCATCCCCACCGAGGGCTCCACCGGCTGGGCGGACACCACCATGCTGCACTCGGCCGCGAAGAACCCGGTGTGCGCGTACAAGTGGATGGAGTGGTCGCTCAACAAGAACCTCCAGTCCGCGCTGGCCGAGTGGTTCGGCTCCAACCCCGTGGTGCCCGACGCCTGCAAGACCCCGGCGCCGGGGGGGACCGACGTCTGCAAGACAAATGGCTTCGAGCGCTTCACCGAGGTCCGGTTCTGGAAGACGCCCATCGCCAAATGCGCTAGCCAGGGAACATGCGTGCCTTACAGCAAGTGGACGCAGGACTACATCGCCGTGATGGGCGGGCGCTGA